One stretch of Bacteroidota bacterium DNA includes these proteins:
- the atpD gene encoding F0F1 ATP synthase subunit beta has product MNEGTIVQVIGPVVDIDFSDGTPPTVLNAIKIPRTNIEGHKENLIVEVQQHLGENRVRTIAMDSTDGLVRGMKAIDTGNPISIPVGPNTLGRLINVIGDGIDGLGEIKGVTKYPIHRPAPRFEDLSTQKEMFETGIKVVDLLEPYTKGGKTGLFGGAGVGKTVLIQELIRNIAAEHGGYSVFAGVGERTREGNDLWLEMKESGVLAKTALVFGQMNEPPGARLRVALTGLSIAEYFRDDEGKDVLLFIDNIFRFTQAGSEVSALLGRMPSAVGYQPTLATEMGALQERITSTKKGSITSVQAIYVPADDLTDPAPAAAFSHLDATTVLSRQISELGIYPAVDPLDSTSRIMDPLIVGQHHYDVAKSVKVILQQYKDLQDIINILGMDELSDEDKLTVSRARKIQRFLSQPFHVAEQFTGIPGRYVKLEDTIKGFKMIVDGECDQLPEQAFLMCGGIEEVFEKAKALQAA; this is encoded by the coding sequence ATGAACGAAGGAACAATTGTTCAAGTAATAGGACCTGTTGTTGATATTGATTTTTCAGATGGAACACCACCAACTGTATTAAATGCAATCAAAATTCCCCGTACGAACATCGAAGGTCATAAAGAAAATCTAATTGTTGAAGTGCAGCAGCATCTAGGAGAGAACCGTGTGCGTACGATTGCGATGGATTCAACGGATGGTCTTGTTCGCGGAATGAAAGCGATTGATACCGGTAATCCTATTTCTATTCCTGTCGGACCAAATACACTCGGTCGATTGATTAATGTTATCGGTGATGGAATTGACGGACTGGGAGAAATTAAAGGTGTTACAAAATATCCTATTCATCGTCCGGCACCAAGATTTGAAGATCTTTCTACCCAAAAAGAGATGTTTGAAACAGGTATTAAAGTTGTTGACCTTCTCGAACCATACACCAAAGGGGGAAAGACTGGTTTGTTTGGCGGTGCGGGTGTAGGAAAGACAGTGTTGATTCAAGAATTGATCCGTAACATTGCTGCTGAACATGGCGGTTACTCAGTGTTTGCCGGTGTTGGAGAGCGTACTCGAGAAGGAAACGATCTTTGGTTAGAAATGAAAGAATCAGGTGTTCTTGCAAAGACTGCTCTTGTATTTGGTCAAATGAACGAACCTCCGGGAGCACGTCTTCGTGTTGCATTAACCGGGTTGTCCATTGCAGAATATTTCCGTGATGATGAAGGAAAAGATGTTCTGTTATTTATTGATAATATTTTCCGTTTCACGCAGGCAGGTTCCGAAGTGTCAGCACTTCTTGGACGTATGCCTTCTGCAGTGGGTTATCAACCGACTCTTGCGACAGAAATGGGTGCGTTGCAGGAACGAATCACATCCACGAAAAAAGGTTCCATCACATCAGTGCAGGCAATTTATGTTCCTGCTGATGACTTGACCGATCCCGCACCGGCAGCAGCATTCTCTCACTTGGATGCGACAACAGTGTTAAGCCGTCAGATTTCTGAACTTGGAATTTATCCCGCCGTTGATCCGCTCGATTCAACGTCGCGTATTATGGATCCGCTGATCGTCGGCCAACATCACTATGATGTGGCAAAATCTGTAAAAGTAATTTTACAGCAGTATAAAGATCTTCAGGATATCATCAACATCCTTGGGATGGATGAACTTTCTGATGAGGATAAACTCACAGTGTCGCGTGCTCGTAAAATCCAACGCTTCTTGTCGCAGCCGTTCCACGTTGCGGAACAGTTTACCGGTATTCCCGGACGTTATGTAAAACTGGAAGACACCATTAAAGGATTTAAGATGATTGTCGACGGTGAATGCGATCAATTGCCGGAACAAGCATTTTTAATGTGCGGTGGAATTGAAGAAGTATTTGAAAAAGCAAAAGCATTACAGGCAGCATAA
- a CDS encoding F0F1 ATP synthase subunit epsilon: MADKKFQLDIVTPAKTVFTGEVQSFTAPGVIGNFQVLFNHAPLLSAIGIGEIKVTDVVGKVSRFATTGGFVEVKSNKVIVLAESAESEEEINIERAEKSKQRANDRLTKKQSDTDVERARVALNRAINRLKIASKK, translated from the coding sequence ATGGCAGATAAAAAATTTCAATTAGATATTGTAACACCTGCCAAGACGGTCTTTACCGGCGAGGTTCAGAGTTTCACTGCGCCGGGTGTGATCGGAAACTTTCAGGTCTTGTTCAATCACGCTCCATTGCTTTCCGCTATCGGCATCGGTGAAATTAAAGTGACCGATGTCGTTGGAAAGGTGTCGCGGTTTGCTACCACTGGTGGATTTGTTGAAGTAAAATCCAACAAAGTGATCGTCCTTGCAGAATCCGCAGAAAGTGAAGAAGAGATAAATATTGAACGAGCGGAGAAATCGAAACAGCGTGCAAACGATCGTCTGACGAAAAAGCAATCCGATACGGATGTTGAACGTGCTCGTGTCGCCTTGAATCGAGCAATTAATCGTTTAAAAATTGCTTCAAAAAAATAA
- the alr gene encoding alanine racemase, translating to MRPTFAEIDLRAINTNLKNIRKKIGKHPLIMAVVKANAYGHGVIPVVQAIIKRKSAEYFGVAIVEEGIELRNAKIQFPIHVFTAPLLHQLTLYVQHNLEATICDLSTAKRLNALAKKSDKTVSIHVKIDTGMGRIGVKPSEAVQLVKSISTLSNIFIKGIWTHFASSDETNLSFANEQLQKFRSIVTTLELNGIHIPLVHCANSGAILQMPDSYFDMVRPGIMMYGYTPSAETKKTVDITPALSLKARVGFTKSVEKGTSISYSRRYYAKKKTTIASVTVGYADGYFRTLTNKTFALIRGKKFPVVGTICMDQIMIDVGNETVNVGDEVVLIGRSGSKNITAWDISHSIGTIPYEVTCAVSQRVPRKYINGK from the coding sequence ATGCGCCCAACCTTTGCGGAAATTGATCTTCGAGCGATCAATACGAATCTCAAGAACATTCGCAAGAAGATCGGAAAACATCCGTTGATTATGGCGGTAGTAAAGGCAAATGCGTATGGACATGGTGTCATTCCGGTAGTTCAAGCGATTATTAAAAGAAAAAGTGCCGAATATTTTGGTGTTGCCATTGTTGAAGAAGGTATTGAACTACGCAATGCCAAAATCCAATTTCCCATTCATGTCTTTACCGCACCACTTCTTCATCAACTAACTTTGTATGTGCAACACAATCTCGAAGCGACTATCTGTGATTTATCCACAGCGAAGAGACTCAATGCACTTGCAAAAAAAAGTGACAAGACTGTCTCAATTCATGTAAAGATTGATACTGGAATGGGGCGAATTGGGGTAAAACCTAGCGAGGCAGTACAACTGGTAAAATCGATTTCAACGTTGTCAAACATTTTTATAAAAGGAATCTGGACTCACTTCGCTTCGTCCGATGAAACTAATCTATCCTTTGCCAATGAACAGCTGCAAAAATTTCGATCGATAGTTACCACTCTGGAACTAAATGGGATCCATATCCCCCTAGTGCATTGCGCTAACAGTGGAGCCATTTTACAGATGCCTGATTCCTATTTCGATATGGTCAGACCGGGAATTATGATGTACGGATATACACCGTCTGCAGAAACAAAAAAAACGGTAGACATAACTCCTGCACTTTCGTTAAAGGCGCGAGTTGGTTTTACAAAATCAGTAGAAAAGGGAACGAGTATCAGTTATTCGAGGCGGTATTATGCAAAGAAAAAAACAACAATTGCGAGCGTTACTGTTGGATATGCTGATGGATATTTTCGTACATTAACCAATAAAACTTTTGCTTTAATCAGAGGTAAAAAATTCCCTGTTGTCGGAACAATTTGTATGGATCAAATTATGATTGATGTGGGGAATGAAACAGTGAACGTGGGAGATGAAGTAGTCCTGATCGGCCGGAGCGGAAGCAAAAACATCACTGCGTGGGATATTTCACACTCTATCGGAACCATTCCGTACGAAGTGACCTGTGCAGTATCACAACGTGTTCCCAGAAAATATATCAATGGAAAGTAA
- a CDS encoding mannose-1-phosphate guanylyltransferase, which yields MENQQQIYAVIMAGGVGSRFWPRSREKNPKQLLEIVGEGTMIQNTVKRLHGFVEEKNVFIVTNKLQKNAIIKQLPNVPVENIIVEPVGRNTAPCIGLAALFIDRLDPKGIMIVLPADHIIANESEFIRVLKTSAQVAHITAGLVTIGIHPTHPETGYGYIQAKDKSEETQPVNMSGVFEVKTFAEKPNFPTAVKFLESGDFYWNSGMFIWRVDTILSEMQKSLPELHSQLLNVQPSIGTSLFEQSLETAYGIIRGISIDYGVMEKASRVYVVKGDFGWNDLGSWDEVNRISPKDENGNYLHGKVISVHSKNTYVHTSDKLIATVGVEDIIVINTPDAILVCKKGASQDVKEIVDHLKRKQMNEYL from the coding sequence ATGGAAAATCAACAACAGATCTATGCAGTAATTATGGCTGGCGGTGTTGGTTCAAGATTTTGGCCGCGGAGCCGGGAAAAAAATCCAAAACAGTTGCTGGAAATTGTCGGTGAAGGTACAATGATACAAAATACCGTGAAACGTCTGCACGGTTTTGTCGAAGAAAAAAATGTGTTTATTGTGACAAATAAACTGCAAAAGAATGCTATTATAAAACAACTTCCAAATGTTCCGGTAGAAAATATTATTGTAGAACCGGTCGGGCGAAATACTGCACCATGCATCGGACTTGCCGCACTATTTATCGATAGACTTGATCCAAAGGGAATAATGATTGTGCTTCCCGCTGATCATATCATTGCAAATGAATCTGAATTTATTCGTGTCTTAAAAACCTCAGCACAGGTTGCGCATATTACCGCAGGACTAGTAACAATAGGAATTCACCCGACACATCCTGAAACTGGATATGGGTATATTCAGGCAAAGGATAAAAGCGAAGAAACACAACCGGTAAATATGAGCGGTGTATTTGAAGTGAAAACATTTGCTGAAAAACCAAATTTTCCTACTGCTGTTAAATTTCTGGAAAGCGGTGATTTCTATTGGAATAGCGGAATGTTTATTTGGAGAGTTGATACAATCCTTAGTGAGATGCAAAAAAGTCTCCCCGAATTACATAGTCAATTGCTCAATGTACAACCTTCCATCGGGACATCGTTATTTGAACAGAGTCTGGAAACGGCTTATGGAATTATTCGCGGTATTTCCATCGATTATGGTGTGATGGAAAAAGCATCCCGAGTGTACGTAGTCAAAGGTGATTTTGGATGGAATGATCTCGGATCGTGGGATGAAGTAAATAGGATATCACCAAAGGATGAAAACGGAAATTACCTTCATGGCAAGGTGATCTCTGTGCATTCCAAGAACACGTATGTTCATACGTCGGACAAATTGATTGCGACGGTTGGGGTGGAAGATATTATTGTTATTAATACACCCGACGCTATACTTGTCTGCAAAAAAGGCGCTTCGCAGGATGTGAAAGAGATTGTCGATCATCTGAAACGAAAACAGATGAATGAATATTTGTAA
- a CDS encoding septal ring lytic transglycosylase RlpA family protein — translation MISSCASSPRFTRDRYAEPKTNPSKPAANNSNGKATSYKGIASYYAHDFHGKKTANGELYDMHALTAAHRSFPFGTKVRVTNSDNGKSCVVRVNDRGPFKLERIMDLSLGAAEALEMMKTGTANVTLEVLEWGN, via the coding sequence GTGATCTCTTCGTGTGCATCGTCACCAAGGTTTACTCGGGATCGATATGCAGAACCGAAAACGAATCCTTCCAAACCTGCTGCGAATAATTCCAACGGTAAAGCGACGTCGTATAAAGGCATCGCGTCATACTATGCGCATGATTTTCATGGTAAAAAAACTGCCAATGGTGAACTCTATGATATGCATGCACTCACTGCTGCGCACCGTTCATTTCCTTTCGGTACAAAAGTACGTGTAACGAATAGTGATAACGGAAAATCTTGTGTTGTGCGGGTGAATGACAGAGGGCCATTCAAGTTAGAAAGAATTATGGACCTCTCTCTTGGTGCTGCAGAAGCATTAGAGATGATGAAAACCGGAACGGCTAATGTTACACTTGAAGTTTTAGAGTGGGGAAACTAA
- a CDS encoding DUF4835 family protein, with amino-acid sequence MIRFLIVFFTLSLVSYSQIECDVTVNYEQVSNAKENLQNFERDIETYINSQKWTADDLGGEKIKCTINIFFTAADGNSFKAQAFIGSSRPVFVGKKASEKKTPMIRIFDDKWDFIYVQGQPLFRNETQFDPLTDFIDFYMFVILGFDYDSYDKMSGTQYFRKAFTMCSQAPSSSSGWDRGTGSTYSKYNFTEEILNPTNLSFREGWHLYHFRGLDLLATKPGKGYENILTMLNNIKSLKQNSNPRAILFKTFFDTKYGELAEVFKGYNDENVYKTLIQIDQAHQSSYEEAVGKN; translated from the coding sequence ATGATTCGGTTTCTCATCGTTTTTTTCACTCTCTCATTGGTTAGCTATTCGCAGATTGAGTGTGATGTTACCGTAAATTATGAGCAAGTGTCTAACGCAAAGGAAAACCTCCAGAACTTCGAGCGCGATATTGAAACATACATTAATTCACAAAAGTGGACAGCAGACGATCTTGGCGGCGAAAAAATAAAATGCACAATAAACATTTTTTTTACTGCGGCAGATGGAAATTCATTTAAGGCACAGGCATTTATCGGAAGTTCACGTCCGGTGTTTGTCGGGAAAAAAGCTTCTGAGAAAAAAACACCGATGATTAGAATCTTTGATGACAAATGGGATTTCATCTATGTTCAGGGACAGCCTCTTTTTCGCAATGAAACTCAATTTGATCCTCTCACGGACTTCATTGATTTTTATATGTTTGTTATTCTTGGGTTCGATTATGATTCGTACGATAAAATGAGCGGAACCCAGTATTTCCGAAAAGCTTTTACGATGTGCAGCCAGGCTCCATCAAGCTCTTCCGGATGGGACCGCGGCACAGGTTCAACATATTCCAAATATAACTTCACGGAAGAAATCTTGAATCCAACAAATCTATCATTCCGTGAAGGTTGGCATCTCTATCATTTCCGGGGTTTGGATCTTCTTGCAACAAAACCGGGAAAAGGATACGAGAATATTTTGACAATGCTCAACAATATAAAATCGTTGAAACAAAATTCAAACCCCCGAGCGATCTTGTTCAAGACTTTCTTTGATACAAAATATGGTGAGTTAGCGGAAGTGTTTAAGGGGTATAACGATGAGAATGTCTATAAAACATTGATTCAAATTGACCAGGCACATCAGTCGTCGTATGAGGAGGCGGTAGGAAAAAACTAA
- a CDS encoding helix-hairpin-helix domain-containing protein — protein MKCIFGIGLFIVGQLIVTAQIDTHSFDQDVIESIVDFNAEERETQQFGEELDYLRSHPIDIANPSYSELLKLPMISPLLAESIILYSDSTNIENINQLRSVSLMTDVLFERIAPFITVVHSPPNVEFFDMARTEGESRSRTEQRLQSTNGTRNGKYLGSTLSTYERTKIKSAYFEAAGLFEKDAGESYRNGLMSGYFIVKETPLFRNLVIGNFNISSAQGLVLSKNISTAKGNDAVGQTRKKGRVISPSVSTDEFRYFQGAASQFQHNNLSMTGFYSSRQLSAGLDTNGIVTSFYTSGNYRTIEDLKRHRTLGEQTIGGKIDYLFNGERNISMTLMNVQYDRFLAPSLFNLQGNRKISAGSISWEIPFSGILTFGETATNDLSRFSKVFGILFPISRKVAVSYHHRAFTKGYVSPFAHPFGERSNIADGELGNYIGIEIAEEDMTLNAYQDFFLLPSTKQDFGVIGKETFLSIALPLVPKLKVMMHFKNKVRSQADILPENDERHQSNYRFSYMYKATKEFILSQRFEMVNVAYSPSKFVEKGFLTFVEGLYKNSGSGVTIKTRFILFDTDSYDTRLYQYESDVAGNFSNPPMYGKGMRWYIVSAFEIFKNCVFSFKYLETKKQNEVVLGSGDDQIHGNLDNHIALQLDFRI, from the coding sequence ATGAAATGCATATTTGGCATAGGGTTATTTATAGTCGGTCAGTTGATTGTCACTGCTCAAATCGATACTCATTCGTTTGATCAGGATGTCATAGAATCAATTGTCGATTTCAATGCTGAAGAACGGGAGACACAACAGTTCGGTGAAGAATTAGATTATCTTCGATCACATCCTATCGACATTGCCAACCCTTCATATAGCGAGCTACTGAAATTACCAATGATTTCTCCATTGCTTGCAGAATCAATAATCTTGTACAGTGACTCAACCAACATTGAGAATATTAACCAGCTTCGTTCTGTTTCACTCATGACGGATGTCCTATTTGAAAGAATAGCACCATTTATTACAGTAGTGCACTCTCCGCCAAACGTAGAATTTTTTGATATGGCGCGAACGGAAGGTGAATCACGATCACGGACAGAACAACGATTACAATCGACAAATGGAACGAGGAATGGTAAATATCTTGGAAGCACATTGAGTACTTACGAACGGACGAAAATTAAAAGTGCTTATTTTGAAGCGGCAGGATTATTTGAAAAAGATGCCGGAGAATCATACCGTAACGGATTAATGTCTGGCTATTTTATAGTAAAGGAAACTCCATTGTTTCGAAACCTTGTCATTGGCAATTTTAATATTTCTTCTGCACAAGGACTTGTACTCTCTAAAAATATTTCAACGGCGAAAGGAAACGATGCTGTCGGTCAAACGAGAAAAAAGGGGAGAGTAATATCTCCCAGTGTTTCTACGGACGAGTTTAGATATTTTCAAGGTGCAGCATCGCAGTTTCAGCATAATAATCTTTCTATGACCGGATTTTATTCTTCACGACAATTGTCGGCGGGATTAGATACTAACGGAATTGTTACGAGTTTTTATACTTCCGGAAACTATCGCACAATAGAAGATCTTAAACGGCATCGAACTCTTGGAGAACAAACAATTGGAGGGAAGATTGATTATTTGTTTAATGGAGAAAGAAATATATCAATGACACTGATGAATGTTCAATACGATCGGTTTCTGGCACCGTCTCTTTTCAATCTACAAGGAAATCGCAAAATATCTGCAGGGAGCATATCCTGGGAAATACCATTTTCAGGAATACTGACATTTGGAGAAACTGCGACGAATGATCTCAGTCGGTTCAGTAAAGTATTTGGTATTCTATTTCCAATTTCGAGAAAAGTTGCGGTGAGTTATCATCATCGTGCTTTTACGAAAGGATATGTGAGTCCGTTTGCGCATCCCTTTGGTGAGCGCAGCAATATTGCGGATGGTGAACTTGGGAATTACATTGGCATTGAAATCGCAGAAGAAGATATGACACTAAATGCATATCAAGATTTTTTCCTGCTTCCATCAACGAAACAAGACTTTGGTGTGATCGGTAAGGAGACATTTCTTTCCATAGCTCTACCACTTGTTCCAAAGCTTAAAGTAATGATGCATTTCAAGAATAAAGTTCGATCTCAAGCCGATATTTTACCGGAAAATGATGAACGTCATCAGTCCAATTATCGTTTTTCCTACATGTATAAAGCAACGAAAGAATTCATACTCTCCCAGCGATTCGAAATGGTGAATGTCGCTTATTCTCCTTCGAAATTTGTAGAAAAAGGTTTTTTAACATTTGTTGAAGGGTTGTATAAAAACAGTGGGAGTGGAGTAACAATAAAAACCAGGTTCATTTTATTTGATACCGATTCATATGATACACGGTTATATCAATATGAATCAGATGTAGCAGGTAATTTTTCTAACCCGCCGATGTATGGTAAAGGGATGAGGTGGTATATTGTTTCAGCATTCGAAATCTTCAAGAATTGTGTATTCTCATTCAAATATTTGGAAACAAAAAAACAGAATGAAGTTGTTCTGGGAAGCGGGGATGATCAAATACACGGGAATCTGGATAATCATATTGCGTTACAGCTCGATTTTCGGATATGA
- the mnmA gene encoding tRNA 2-thiouridine(34) synthase MnmA gives MSIHKKNKTVVLGMSGGVDSSVCAALLVEQGYNVIGITIKTFNYEDVGGTIEGDKSCCSLDGINDARLIAAKFGFPHYVMDFSEVFGKNVIDNFIDEYMHGRTPNPCVICNRKIKWEELLRKGKQLGADYVAMGHYAKLRMDDVTKRYVISRGKDGKKDQSYMLWNVTQESLDHTLFPLAEYTKDEVRALAVHYGLRTAAKGESFEICFITDNNYERFLKHKLPNIEKEVAGGDILLNGNKIGEHNGFPFYTIGQRKGLGIAHPDPLYVTSIDYQTNKINVGYENELLQHQLMASNLNLIKYADLFEGKNLTVKIRYKDKDESAIVTQLDGNGNGEGRVSIKFNKPKRAITPGQSVVFYEGEDLVGGAVIDSAFQ, from the coding sequence ATGAGCATTCATAAAAAAAATAAAACGGTGGTTTTGGGAATGTCGGGCGGAGTTGATTCGTCCGTTTGTGCAGCATTATTAGTGGAACAAGGTTACAATGTTATTGGAATAACTATAAAAACCTTCAATTATGAGGATGTCGGAGGAACAATTGAAGGGGATAAAAGCTGTTGTTCGCTCGATGGAATTAATGATGCTCGTTTGATTGCAGCCAAATTTGGATTCCCGCATTACGTGATGGATTTTTCTGAAGTTTTTGGAAAGAATGTCATTGATAATTTTATTGATGAATATATGCACGGACGTACGCCAAATCCTTGCGTTATTTGCAATAGAAAAATCAAGTGGGAAGAATTATTGCGAAAAGGGAAACAGCTCGGTGCCGATTATGTTGCGATGGGACATTATGCAAAACTCCGTATGGACGATGTCACAAAACGCTATGTGATCTCCCGCGGAAAAGATGGAAAGAAAGACCAGTCGTATATGTTGTGGAATGTGACGCAAGAATCGCTGGATCATACGTTATTTCCGTTGGCAGAATATACAAAAGATGAAGTACGTGCACTTGCGGTACACTATGGATTGCGGACGGCGGCTAAAGGAGAAAGTTTTGAAATTTGTTTCATTACCGACAATAATTACGAACGCTTCCTAAAACATAAGCTCCCGAATATCGAAAAAGAAGTTGCTGGTGGCGATATACTTCTCAACGGAAACAAAATCGGAGAACATAATGGATTTCCGTTTTATACGATAGGTCAACGCAAAGGACTTGGAATTGCACATCCTGATCCCTTATATGTAACCTCCATTGATTATCAAACGAACAAGATTAATGTAGGGTATGAAAATGAATTACTTCAACATCAGCTTATGGCATCAAATCTGAATTTAATTAAGTATGCTGATCTATTCGAAGGGAAGAATCTCACCGTAAAAATTCGGTATAAGGATAAGGATGAATCCGCTATTGTTACTCAGCTTGACGGTAACGGAAATGGAGAAGGGCGAGTCTCCATTAAATTTAATAAACCTAAGCGGGCTATCACCCCAGGTCAATCAGTCGTGTTCTACGAAGGAGAGGATCTTGTGGGGGGAGCCGTTATCGATTCTGCTTTTCAGTAA
- a CDS encoding NADH:ubiquinone oxidoreductase, with translation MIESIQLRILQGDPIVHDVHNVSLPPLFRGLPELHPDKCPDGCTECSNVCPTNAILLNPLKIDLGLCVFCPLCEQQCPEKAIHFTTEHHLACSTREQLIVDGTQKRITPEIASKKIRDYFGRSLKLRQISAGGCNGCELELNALSNVNFDMGRFGIEFVASPRHADGIVITGPLPKAMAEATMMCYDAIPFPKIIIAFGACGISGGIFKDSPELDRNFFNDHPVDLFIPGCPPHPLTFITGLLDWLDRK, from the coding sequence ATGATTGAAAGTATTCAATTACGAATTTTACAGGGTGATCCCATTGTTCATGACGTTCATAACGTCTCATTACCCCCACTCTTTCGCGGGTTGCCTGAACTTCATCCAGATAAGTGTCCTGACGGATGTACCGAATGCAGCAACGTGTGTCCGACAAATGCGATTCTCCTTAATCCCTTAAAGATAGACTTAGGATTGTGCGTATTTTGTCCTTTATGCGAACAACAGTGTCCGGAAAAAGCTATTCATTTTACCACGGAACATCACCTGGCGTGCAGCACACGTGAGCAGTTGATTGTTGATGGCACGCAGAAACGAATCACACCGGAAATTGCGTCAAAAAAAATACGGGATTATTTCGGAAGATCATTAAAGCTTCGTCAAATATCTGCGGGCGGATGTAATGGATGTGAATTGGAATTGAACGCTCTCAGTAACGTCAATTTTGACATGGGGAGATTTGGAATAGAATTCGTCGCTTCACCAAGGCATGCTGACGGAATCGTTATTACTGGTCCATTACCTAAAGCAATGGCAGAAGCAACAATGATGTGTTATGATGCAATACCTTTTCCTAAAATTATCATTGCATTCGGTGCCTGCGGTATTTCCGGAGGAATATTTAAAGATTCGCCGGAATTAGATAGAAATTTTTTCAACGATCATCCCGTTGATTTGTTTATTCCGGGATGTCCACCCCATCCTCTCACCTTTATTACCGGATTGTTAGATTGGCTGGATAGAAAATAA
- a CDS encoding hydrogenase, with amino-acid sequence MISLIVQNHKPFPISSIPIVSLQEFEDSVREALLTHARMIGLFSLESKQSSTTVIAVLNNPSTSSLHLLGTVFSDSNKKYRSFAEVHHQTHYFECELAEQNHIVPVGHPWLRPVRKQTVVLDNQPYSMYRMEGEEVHEVAVGPIHAGVIEPGHFRFQCHGELVYHLEINLGYQHRGIEKLMLTASANQQSILCESISGDTTVGHTMAYTLAVEALTHTTVSLRTQVLRSISEELERIAMHLSGLSGIANDIGYAIGAASYGRLRTLVINSSALLCGSRFGRGFIKPGGLRFDPSNEAMDQLQKNLRTVRKDIQIINSIMFDANSVLARLDHTGTVSGEWARSIGMVGPAARSSGIDMDTRSQFPYGAYRYTHLPLITLSSGDVFARARIRSLEIDESLRFIFDQIEDLPSGPIFTTPAQVDKKHGVISLVEGWRGEIAHCAFTDQHGAWTKYKIKDPSFHNWYGLGLALRNEAISDFPLCNKSFDLSYCGHDL; translated from the coding sequence ATGATTTCACTTATTGTGCAAAACCATAAACCGTTTCCCATAAGTAGTATTCCAATCGTGTCACTTCAGGAATTTGAAGACTCAGTACGAGAAGCACTGTTGACCCATGCGCGAATGATCGGATTATTCAGTCTTGAATCGAAACAATCTTCAACAACGGTGATCGCCGTTCTGAATAATCCCTCCACTTCGTCACTCCATCTTTTGGGAACGGTTTTTTCTGATTCGAATAAAAAATACCGCAGTTTTGCTGAAGTACATCATCAGACACACTATTTTGAATGCGAACTTGCAGAGCAAAATCACATTGTTCCCGTTGGTCACCCTTGGCTGCGGCCAGTTCGAAAACAGACCGTTGTGTTGGATAATCAACCTTATTCGATGTATCGAATGGAAGGTGAAGAAGTCCATGAAGTTGCCGTCGGTCCGATTCACGCCGGTGTGATTGAACCGGGACATTTTCGTTTTCAATGTCATGGAGAACTGGTCTATCATCTTGAAATTAATCTCGGATATCAGCATCGCGGCATTGAAAAATTAATGCTGACTGCCTCTGCAAATCAACAAAGTATTTTGTGTGAATCAATTTCTGGTGATACCACTGTCGGTCATACCATGGCATATACTCTTGCTGTGGAAGCATTAACACACACTACTGTAAGTCTACGCACTCAAGTGCTACGTTCTATCTCTGAAGAACTCGAACGTATTGCCATGCATCTTTCCGGACTCAGCGGTATCGCCAATGATATTGGATATGCTATCGGCGCTGCTTCATATGGAAGATTGCGCACTCTTGTCATCAACAGCAGCGCCTTGTTGTGCGGTTCTCGATTTGGGAGAGGATTTATAAAACCGGGCGGACTACGATTTGATCCTTCGAACGAAGCGATGGATCAATTGCAAAAAAATTTACGAACTGTTCGTAAAGATATTCAAATCATTAACAGTATTATGTTCGATGCTAACAGTGTGCTAGCGCGTCTTGATCATACGGGGACCGTCAGCGGCGAATGGGCGCGATCAATCGGTATGGTGGGACCTGCGGCACGTTCAAGCGGAATAGATATGGATACACGAAGTCAATTTCCGTACGGTGCATATCGTTACACACATCTTCCTTTAATAACTCTTTCATCCGGCGATGTGTTTGCCCGTGCTCGCATTCGTTCTCTGGAAATTGACGAATCCTTACGGTTTATCTTTGATCAAATTGAAGATCTTCCTTCCGGTCCAATCTTCACGACACCCGCACAAGTTGATAAAAAGCATGGCGTTATTTCTCTGGTAGAAGGATGGCGGGGTGAAATTGCACATTGTGCCTTTACCGATCAACATGGTGCATGGACAAAATATAAAATTAAAGATCCCTCTTTCCATAATTGGTACGGATTAGGTCTGGCTTTACGAAATGAAGCAATTTCTGATTTTCCATTATGCAACAAAAGTTTTGATCTCTCTTATTGTGGACATGATTTATAA